The nucleotide window CGCCGGTGCGCCGGCACCCAGGCCTCGGCGACCGCCGCCAACGGCGGTGCGTAGCTGTTGAACAGGCGGCGCCATTCGGCGTAGATCTCGTGCACCTCGTCGCGATCCCAGATCGGGTGCGCGCCCTCCGGGAAGCTCGTTCCGTCCTCCAGATCGGCTCGACTCGGCAACTCGTCGGGCAGGTCCTTGGTCAGCGCGTGGGCCACGTCGATGCGGAAGCCGTCGACGCCTCGGTCGCCCCAGAACTTCAACGTGGCAAGGAAATCGGTGCGTACGTCCTCGTTCTGCCAGTTCCAGTCCGGCTGCTCGGGCGCGAACAGGTGCAGATACCACTGGCCGTCGGGCACTCGGGTCCAGGCCGGGCCGCCGAAGATCGACTGCCAGTCCGACGGCGGCAGTTCACCGTCGGCACCGCGGCCGTCCCGGAAGATGTAGCGGTCGCGCTCCGGCGAGCCGGGTCCGGCAGCGACGGCCTGTTCGAACCAGGCGTGCCGGTTGGAGCTGTGATTCGGCACGATGTCGATGATCAACTTGATCCCGGCCGCATGCAGCCGTTCGACCATCGCATCGAATTCGGGCAACGTGCCGATCCGCGGATCGATGTCGCGGTAGTCGTCCACGTCGTAGCCGCCGTCGGCCAACGCCGACGGATAGAACGGGCTCAGCCAGACGGCGTCGATGCCGAGCCGCTCCAGGTAGTCGATCCGGGAGATGATTCCCTGCAGGTCACCGATGCCGTCGCCGTTCGCGTCGGCGAAGCTGCGTGGGTAGATCTGATAGACGACCGCCTGCCGCCACCAGTCGGCGTCTGGGCCGTTCGGATCGGTGTTGGTTACGTCCTGGACGGGCTGAGTTGTGGTCATGTCGTGAGCTGCTCCGGTCGTGACGAGATTGCTGATGCCCGTCAGCGTACGAGTGGTTCGACGCTGCCGTGAATCGGGGACTGAGCGGGCACCGGGCACAAGCGCATCTTGGGTGTTCTGCGCAAGCCTTTTGAGCCTGATCGAAAGACGGTCCGGACGCCCGAGATCTGTTGCAGGCTTGCCGAGTCCCGCGACAACGCGGGCGCAAGGGGTCAGAAGGGAATGATCAAGATGAAGAACCGCACACTCGGACGTCGGGTAGCGGCAGCGGTGACCGGAGCCGCCCTGGTGGCCGGATCGGTGATCAGCATGACCGCACCGGCGCAGGCCTACAACCCGGATCCTTCGGTGAAGTCGATCAAAGTGAACACGTCCGGCTGCGGCTGCCGGCTGAACGACCCGTTCGACGACACCTACTTCGAGAAGGACGCCGGCGGCACCGGCCTGAAGATGGAACTGCGCAAGGACGGCTGGTACGTCGGCAAGGTCGAATTCCACCCGGCGGACGAAATCCTGTACTTCTACGACACCAGGAACGACGGCGACGGCTACTACGGGATCCTGCGCTGGTTCAACACCGACAACAACCGCTGGGTCACGATCTACTTCGCGCCGCCGTCCACCTCCAAGGTCGTCGACCAAGATCACTACAACCTCGACATCCCGGAGGGCAAGAAGGTCTACATCGAGTTGTACGACAACAGCTCTCGGACCGACTTCATCAAGAGCGCAACGGCCGTCGCCTGAGCCTCCATCCCAAGTCTTCTCCCGTCAGATCTCCGCCGCCGCATCGCAGCCGACGGCGGAGATCTCCAATCAGGAAAGGAAAGCAGCCATGTCAGGATCACGACGAGTTGCTCGCCGGATCGCCACGGCCGCGGTCGGGACCGGCCTGGTAGCCGGATCCGTACTCGCGCTCACCTCGCCGGCACAGGCGTACAGTCCGAACCCGGACGTCAACACGATCAGGCTGTCCACCAACTCCAGCCACCAGCTGGACGACCCGGTCGACGGCACCTACTTCAAAAAGGACACCGGCGGCACCGCGGTCAAGATCGAACTTCGGCACCAGGGCAAGTACGTCGGCAAGATCGAGTTCCACCCGTACGGCGAGCTGCTCTACATCTACGACACCCGGGCCGACGGCGACAGCTTCTACGTCAAGGTGCAGAGCCCACACGCCGAAATGCTGAGGCTGAACCCGATGATGGGCAGCAACGGTCTGCTGGTGAAGAACCTGAGCTACGGCGAGGGCGATCCGGTCTACCTGACCGTCTACGACAGCACCTACGACCGGGATCAGATCGCCGTCGCCACCGGCATCGCCTGATTCTGAGTCTGGACCGGCATCGGATCCCTACGGATTCCGGCCGGGACCCGGGTTGGCGCCCGGGCCCGGCCGGGTCTAATGTGTGCTTCGTGGCATTCAACCTGCTCCTCCTTCGCTGCCGCAGCGAGGCCCACTAAGGGCCGGCCTCCTCGCTGCGGAGTCTGTCGTGCTCCGGCCCGCCAAGGGACTCAACAGCAGCGAGGAATCATGAGCAGCACCACCCCCACCGACGGCGTACGACGTACCGGCCCGTCCATCACCACCCAGCAGCCGAGCCCGATGCCCTTTGGCCGCTATCGCGCCTTCACGCCGGTCGATCTGCCCGATCGGACCTGGCCGAACAAGACCATCACCAAGGCCCCGCGCTGGTTGTCCACCGACCTCCGCGACGGCAATCAGGCGCTGATCGATCCGATGACGCCGACACGCAAGATGCGGATGTTCGAGCTGCTGGTGCGGATGGGCTACAAGGAGATCGAGGTCGGCTTCCCGTCGGCCAGCGAGACCGACTTCAGCTTCGTACGCCAGTTGATCGAGCAGGACAAGGTGCCCGAGGACGTCACCATCTCGGTGTTGACCCAGGCCCGTGAGGACCTGATCGAACGCACCACCGAGTCGCTGATCGGCGTGCATCACGCCAACATCCACCTCTACAACGCCTTGGCGCCGCTGTTTCGGCGGGTGGTGTTCCGCGCCAGCAAGGACGAGATCAAGGACATCGCCGTCCGCGGCACCCAGATGGTGATGAAGTATTCCGAGGCCAATCTGGCCAAGACCGAGATCGGCTACGAGTACAGCCCCGAGATCTTCACCAACACCGAGTTGCCGTTCTCCGCCGAGGTCTGCGAGGCGGTGTCCGACGTCTGGCAGCCGGCCGACGGCCGGGAGATCATCCTGAACCTGCCGGCGACGGTGGAGTCGGCGACGCCGAACGTGTACGCCGACCAGATCGAGTGGTTCATCCGGCAGTTGACCCGGCGCGAGGTGACCACGGTCAGCCTGCATCCGCACAACGATCGCGGCACCGCGGTCGCGGCGACCGAGTTGGCCGTGATGGCCGGCGCCGACCGGGTCGAGGGTTGCCTCTTCGGTCACGGCGAACGGACCGGCAATGTTGATCTTGTCACCCTGGGCATGAACCTGTTCAGCCAAGGAGTGGATCCCAAGATCGACTTCTCACGCCTAGACGAGATTCGTCGGACGGTGGAGTACTGCACCAACCTCCCCGTCGGTCCTCGACATCCCTGGGCCGGCGAACTGGTCTACACCGCCTTCTCCGGCTCCCACCAGGACGCGATCAAGAAGGGCTTGGAGGATCTGGAGAAGAAGGCCGCCGAGCAGGGGATCGGGATGCACGAGATCGATTGGGAGGCGCCCTACCTGCCGATCGATCCCTTCGACGTCGGCCGGACCTACGAGGCCGTGATCCGGGTCAACTCGCAGTCCGGCAAGGGCGGCGTCGCCTACATCATGAAGAGCGAGCATCAACTCGACCTGCCGCGTCGGCTGCAGATCGAATTCTCCCGAGTGGTACAGGCGCAGACCGACGAGGAGGGTGGCGAGCTCAGCCCGGCCCAGATCGGCGAGGCCTTCACCCAGACCTACCTGGAGCAGCACGATCCGCTGGACGTGGTCAGTGTCACCAACCGGACCGGGACCGACGGTCGGACCGAGCTGGAGGCGACCGTTCGTGATCATGGTCGGGAGGTGACGATCAGTGGTGAGGGCAACGGCCCGGTGTCCGCCTTCGTCGACGCCATCGCGGGCCTCGGATATCGTGTCCGCGTGCTCGACTACCACGAACACGCGCTCAGTCAGGGCGGCGATGCACTGGCTGCGGCGTACGTCGAGTGCGAGGTCGGCGACGGTGCGGATGCCCAGGTTGTGTGGGGTGTCGGCCGCGACGCCAACATCGTGTCCGCATCGCTCAAAGCCGTTGCAGGAGCCGTGAACAGAGCGTGACCACCAATCAAGATCATCGGGACTCGGGACCGGACTCCGGCAAGGGTCCTGAGCATGTCGAAGGACCACAAGCTGAACCGGTCCGGATCGCCCTGGCCGGCGCCTCCGGTTTCGGCCGGGTGCACCGCCGCAACCTGGAACGGCTGGCCGCCGCCGGTCGTGCGCAGTTGGTCGCGGTCGCCGATCCGGCCGGCCGGCCCGATGATCTTGATCCGGCGATCGCCTGGTACTCGTCGTTGGACGAGCTGTTGCCGAACGAAAATTGCGCGGTGGTGATCATCGCCACCCCGATCCAAACCCATGCACCGTTGGCCGAGTTGGCGTTGCGGGCCGGCAAACACGTGTACCTGGAGAAGCCGCCGGTCGCTTCGATGGCGGACTTCGATCGGGTGGTCGCGCTGCTGGAAGAGACCGGGTTGAGCTGTCAGGTCGGCTTCCAGGCACTCGGCTCGCACGCGTTGGCCCGGATCGCCGGGTTGATCGCCGAGGGTGCGATCGGCGAGCCGAAGTTGATCACCGGGTACGGAGTCTGGTCGCGGACGGCGGCCTACTTCGGGCGTTCGGCGTGGAGCGGCAAGCGGCGACTCGGCGACGCGGTGGTGTCGGACGGCGTGGCCACCAACGCGCTGGCGCACTCGGTCGCCCAGGCGCTCCGGGTGGCCGGTGTCGACGATCTTGATCGGATCAGGAGCGTGCGCACCGAGCTCTACAAGGCCAACCTGGACAACGAATCCGACGACACCACCTGGATCCGGGTGGAGGCCGACGGCGCGCTGCCGATCAGCATCGCGCTCACGCTGTGCGGCCCCGGCAACGATCAGCCGCCGATGGTCAGTGTGATCGGCGACCAGGGCCGGATCGATCTTCGGTACACCACCGACCTGCTCACCGTCGACCGCGGCGCCGGACCGGGGGATCCGGGGCAACTCGGCCGGACGGATCTGACCGAGAACCTCCTT belongs to Microlunatus elymi and includes:
- a CDS encoding Gfo/Idh/MocA family protein — encoded protein: MTTNQDHRDSGPDSGKGPEHVEGPQAEPVRIALAGASGFGRVHRRNLERLAAAGRAQLVAVADPAGRPDDLDPAIAWYSSLDELLPNENCAVVIIATPIQTHAPLAELALRAGKHVYLEKPPVASMADFDRVVALLEETGLSCQVGFQALGSHALARIAGLIAEGAIGEPKLITGYGVWSRTAAYFGRSAWSGKRRLGDAVVSDGVATNALAHSVAQALRVAGVDDLDRIRSVRTELYKANLDNESDDTTWIRVEADGALPISIALTLCGPGNDQPPMVSVIGDQGRIDLRYTTDLLTVDRGAGPGDPGQLGRTDLTENLLDHLADGTPLISPFVGHGPYMAVLEAIQSHLPAPLTDGVTVEGSGPDAHPVIKDIEHWAREAADSGTGFTAVGAPWATQAAVADWSPQHS
- the leuA gene encoding 2-isopropylmalate synthase, with translation MSSTTPTDGVRRTGPSITTQQPSPMPFGRYRAFTPVDLPDRTWPNKTITKAPRWLSTDLRDGNQALIDPMTPTRKMRMFELLVRMGYKEIEVGFPSASETDFSFVRQLIEQDKVPEDVTISVLTQAREDLIERTTESLIGVHHANIHLYNALAPLFRRVVFRASKDEIKDIAVRGTQMVMKYSEANLAKTEIGYEYSPEIFTNTELPFSAEVCEAVSDVWQPADGREIILNLPATVESATPNVYADQIEWFIRQLTRREVTTVSLHPHNDRGTAVAATELAVMAGADRVEGCLFGHGERTGNVDLVTLGMNLFSQGVDPKIDFSRLDEIRRTVEYCTNLPVGPRHPWAGELVYTAFSGSHQDAIKKGLEDLEKKAAEQGIGMHEIDWEAPYLPIDPFDVGRTYEAVIRVNSQSGKGGVAYIMKSEHQLDLPRRLQIEFSRVVQAQTDEEGGELSPAQIGEAFTQTYLEQHDPLDVVSVTNRTGTDGRTELEATVRDHGREVTISGEGNGPVSAFVDAIAGLGYRVRVLDYHEHALSQGGDALAAAYVECEVGDGADAQVVWGVGRDANIVSASLKAVAGAVNRA
- a CDS encoding glycoside hydrolase family 13 protein, with translation MTTTQPVQDVTNTDPNGPDADWWRQAVVYQIYPRSFADANGDGIGDLQGIISRIDYLERLGIDAVWLSPFYPSALADGGYDVDDYRDIDPRIGTLPEFDAMVERLHAAGIKLIIDIVPNHSSNRHAWFEQAVAAGPGSPERDRYIFRDGRGADGELPPSDWQSIFGGPAWTRVPDGQWYLHLFAPEQPDWNWQNEDVRTDFLATLKFWGDRGVDGFRIDVAHALTKDLPDELPSRADLEDGTSFPEGAHPIWDRDEVHEIYAEWRRLFNSYAPPLAAVAEAWVPAHRRIRYAHPESLGQAFNFDLLQAPWDADRFRTIITENLDLARQSGASSTWVFSNHDVVRHVTRFGLIAQNDAEDPWSPSAGREWLRAGGPADGVDLEVGLKRARAATLMALALPGSAYLYQGEELGLSEVAEIPDDQRQDPTFFRTGGEDVGRDGCRVPLPWTVDGPSYGFGPGPSHLPQPEWFGRYAVQLQSDQPGSTLELYRRAMELRHRLQGAEELEWLDAEDQVLAFRRPGGWVSITNFGDIPVPLPDGELLIITERTDRDLPAYAGAWVKTPE